The Bacteroides ovatus genomic interval ATTCTCCTGTTCCCGGCTCGATAATGTGATTACCGTAGGAACGCAGTATATCCAGATTTTTCTGGGTGGCGGGATGGGCAAACATATCGAGATCCATTGCCGGAGCAACAAACACGGGAGCTTTTGCCGAAAGATAAGTTGTTATGAGCATATTGTCGGCTATTCCATTGGCCATTTTACCGATAGTAGAGGCAGTGGCAGGTGCAATCAATACAGCATCCGCCCACAATCCGAGATCGACGTGGCTATTCCACGTTCCGTCACGCTGGGCAAAAAACTCACTAATGACTGGTTTGCTGGTCAAAGCCGAAAGAGTGATGGGAGTAATAAATTCTTTTCCCGCCGGAGTAATTACGACTTGCACTTCCGCTCCCTGTTTTATCAGTCCACGAATGATATAGCACGCCTTGTACGCGGCAATACTGCCGGTAATTCCAAGAATTATTTTTTTTCCTTTTAGCATTATTTTGTAATCAAATTACTCATTTCACGCAAACGGATTTTTGTCAATGCCGCCTTAGTGTTCAACGTGAAATCACTATTCAAAATCCAACTGTAATATCCGGGATCTTTCTTCAAAACCTCGGCTACAGACATTCCTTTATATTTTCCGAAGTTGAACACTTCCACCCCATTATCATCGTACACCATGCGTCCGGCAAAGTCTACATTCTTGCTGAAACTTGAATAATCTGCCAGGAACGCAATATCATTCTGAAGATCGGAGTAACGGTCGAGCTGTGCTTTCAGCACTTCGTAAGTGGCCCGTGTATCTGCTTCGGCAGTGTGTGCATCTTCCAGATTCTTGTCGCAATAGAATTTATAGGCAGCAGACAAGGTGCGTTGTTCCATTTTGTGGAAGATCACCTGTACGTCTACAAATTTGCGTTTCGTCATATCAATGTCCACTCCGGCGCGAAGGAACTCTTCAGCAAGGACAGGAATATCAAAACGATTGGAATTAAATCCTGCCAAATCGCAACCTTCAATGTCCCTGGCTATGTTTTTCGCCACTTCTTTGAAAGTAGGGCAATCGACTACGTCGGCATCATAAATGCCATGTATAGCAGAAGATGCTTCCGGGATATGCATTTCAGGATTGATACGTAATGTTTTTGCTTCTTCATTTCCATTCGGATATACTTTCAGATAGCAGATTTCAACAATTCGGTCTGTGTTGATATTGGTTCCGGTTGTTTCTAAATCAAAAAAAACAATGGGATTTTTCAGGTTTAATTTCATTTCTAATTATTTTTTCCACCACAGAGTAACACAGAGTTCTACAGAGCAATAAATACATAAAACACTCTGTGGAACTCTGTGTTATTTTGCGGTGATTACTATTAATCATTTAGCATCATCGGCATCAGCAGCATCAGCAGGTCTTCGTTTTCTTCCTGCTCTACCGGGATGATTACTCCGGCACGTGAAGGATCTGCGAGTTCGATGACTACTTCGTCTGCTGAAATATTGTTCAGGATATCGATGAGGAATGTCGATTTGAAACCGATGCTCATTGCTGCACCTGCATACTGGCAAACTTGTGTTTCTTCGGCAGAAGTAGAGAAGTCAATATCTTGTGCGGAAATCACAATCTGGTTTTCCTGCATACGGAGTTTAATCAAACTGCTTGCCTGCGATGAGAAAATAGACACACGACGCAAAGCTCCTACCAACTGTTGACGGTCTACGGTCACTTTGTGCGGGTTGTTCTGCGGAATTACCGAGTTGTAGTTCGGGTAACGTCCTTCAATCAGGCGGCAAACCATCCGGTAGCTTTCGAGCATGAATACAGCATTACGTTCATCGAATTCGATCGTCACTGTGCCTTGTTCTTTCGGCAAAAGATTCTTAAGCAAAGTAGCCGGTTTCTTTGGAAGGATGAAGGCTGCACGCTCGTTACCTTTGGCTGCCAATGTCTTGCAACGCACCAGTTTATGACCGTCTGAAGCAACCATTGTGATGTCTTCTGTGGTAATATCGAAATAAATACCGTTCATCACCGGACGAAGTTCGTCATCGGCAGTAGCAAACACCGAACGGTTGATACCTCCCAAAAGTACACTAGCCTCCATTTCTACACGGACTGCATTATCACCCAGTGTAGCCGATTGCGGGAATTCATCCGCATTCTGCCCCATCAGGCTGTATTTTCCGTTCTGGTACTGCACTGTTATTTCATAATTATCCGGATTGATTTCAAATGTAAGTGGTTGTTCCGGGATTTCTTTCAGTGCATCAAGCAATGTTTTCGCTACTACGGCAAAACGCCCGTTTGTATCGCTTTCATTCACTTCTACGGTAGTCACCATCGTTGTTTCACTGTCGGATACAGTCACAGACAATGTTCCGTCTTCCAATTCGAAGAGGAAACAATCGAGAATTGGCAGCGCATTTTTTGAATTAATCACACGGCTGATGGCCTGTAAATGGCTGGAAAGAGCAGTACTTGAAACGATAAATTTCATATATTTTCGTGTATTTAAGTTTTAAATGTTCTATCGCACAAAGTTACGAAAAAAGATTTGGGCTGCCCAATAAAACAAAAGAAAAAAACAGGCATTGTGTGAGGGATATTACTAAAAAATTGTAACTTCGCCCCAGAATTTAAAATTATCGCAATGGAATTTACAGGAAAAATCATCGCTATCCTCCAGCCCAAAGGAGGAGTTTCAAAAGCTACCGGCAACGAGTGGAAAGCGCAAGAGTTTGTTATCGAAAGTCACGACCAATATCCACGCAAAATGTGCTTCGAAGTATTTGGGGCAGATAAAATAGATCAGTTCAACATTCAAATGGGCGAAGAACTGACTGTTTCATTCGACATCGATTCTAACCAATGGCAAGACCGCTGGTTCAACAGAATCCGTGCATGGAAAGTAGAACGTGTCAGCGTAGGTGCCCCAATGGCTACAGGCGGTTCCGTTCCTCCCGCAGCTCCGTCGGCAATGCCGGAATTTACTCCGGGCGACGCAAAAGACGATCTGCCATTCTAAACCGAAAGTCATTCGTCGGACGAATAAGCATAAAAAAACTCCCGATAGAATTTAATCTGTCGGGAGTTTTTTTATAGAATGATTGTATATAAACCACGATTTTTATTCTGATTTATATTTCAAAACAATATTGGGATATACTACTCCATCGGTACAGGCAAACTGGACAAAGAGTGTAAAATTACGGAAAAAGTCTGCATTGCGCAGGAAGAAATCCGGTACGAAACGGACGTGATTTTCCGATTGCCGGAACACGTGATCGAAATCCGCCATCAGCATAAAATGATATGAATCAGACAGGTGATCCATACCCGTCTGATAAGCCATTGCCCCATTAAGCACTTCCCCTTTATCCAGTTGGCGAATATAATGCGACAGGCTATCCTCATCCGGAGCGAGTAACAAACGTCCGCCATAAAATGCTGCATACACATCCAAAGTCAGTTCAACAAAACTGGTCAGTTGTTTAAACAATGTTGTTTGAGGCAACCGATAGACCAAGTATGCCTTATTTACAGTATAACAAAAAGTAATACGGGGAGTTTTTCTTCCTTCATCTGCCGGAGCAGTATTGACAAAGGCACGAAGCATCCTTTCAGCTTCCGTCACATCTGCCACAGACAGGCTCAAGACTGCCGCTGCATCCTGCAACGTATCTTCACGCTGGAAGAGACAGACAACCAGGTCTTGCCCGGCATTTTCCATCAGATAGCGGGAAAATTCCTTATCTCTATTCTGCACTTCACTCGTGCGGACTGCCCCGTTCTGCTCCTGCGCATTTCCATAAGAAAGCAAAGACGCCCAGTCCGTAATCCCCTGTCTGCTAAAATAGAAAGCAGTGGAGGGTAGTGCTTCACCCGGGAAGCCTTTGACTGATTGCTGCTGGCGAAGTTGGTTTATAAATGCAAAGCAAGTGTCTGCATCATGTGTGATGCCGGAGAAATAGATAAAATCATCTTTCATCTTCATGTCAAATTCCGTCCATCCCATCATCCCTTTCATTCGGGCATAGATTGTGGCGGCCGCTACACTTTTTTTCGGAGCACGCACTCCTGTAAAGGTCGGATCATCCGCCAATGATTTGTCACTCTTATATGCATCAATAACGTTTTCAATCAGTTTTTTCTGAAAACTTAACGCCATAAAATCAGACGTCAGATAGCAGGCTAGAAAATCACCATCTGCCATCGGGTAAATGATTATTTCCTCTCCTTTGTAAACAAACGTTTTCGGTGGATAAAGCGAAGATATATATTTACGCACAAACCTGTTTACCAATTCCTTATCTCCATTTCCCAATCTGCAATAAAGTACCTGGTTCCGTTCGTTATCCGGTTCGTGGAAACTAATCAGCATCTGATTCATTTGCCGACTCAAGCCATGGGGAGTATCTTCCGAGAGGGCATAAAGGCTTTGTTTCAGATAAGAAAAAAGTTTGGATACATAAAGATATTGCTGATTTTTACTACAAGTCAGATCATCGACCTCCGCTACAAACTCGAGCACATCATCGGTAACAAATACGGCTGAAGTGGTGGATGGAACCAGTTCATAAAGATCAAAATCTTTCTGCCCTTCGGCCGCCGACAGTCTAAAAAAAGAGTACAATGCGAAACCTGAGCACAAAAGTACAACAGAAGACGTGATCGCTATTTTCACTATCGTACGAAGTTTCATAATATTCGCTGTTTATCGGCTAGGTGCAAAAATAATAATTTCTACAAAGAAAACAAAACTTTTGCTAAAAATTTCACCGATAATCAAAGATAGATATCCAATCCGTCGAATGCCAGGTGAATATTTTCCGGAAGGCTCTTTTCAACCTCCGCATGCAAGCCCATATCATGACTCATGTGTATAAAGTACGTCTTCTTTGCCTGAATGCGCTGCGCCACTGCCAATGCTTCTTCCAAATTCTGATGAGTAGGATGCGTGGCAATCCGAAGTGCATTCACTACCAAAACATCTATTCCCGCCAATTGTTCATAGGATTCTTCGGGCATGGTCAGCATATCAGTGATATAACCTAATTGCCCGATACGATATCCCAGAATAGGCAATCGACCATGCATCACACGTAAAGGAAGCACCTCCGTGTGGTTAACTGAAAAAGCCTGTCCCACCGAGATTTCCTGCAAAGGAATGTCGGGAACTCCCGGATAACGATGGTCAACAAAACAATAGGGCATACGCAAGCGCAAGCCTTGTGCCACATAATTTTCCGCATAAATAGGCACTGAACCAAACCGGCAAAACGGACGCAAATCGTCCAACCCACCCACATGGTCATAATGTTCATGCGTAATGAGCACACCATCTATCTTCTCAAAAGGAAGACGCAATACCTGTGTCCGGAAATCCGGACCGCAATCTATCAAAATTCGCGCATCATCTGTCTCAACAATAGCAGATGCACGCAATCGGTTATCTTTCGGATCGGTAGAAGTACAAACCGGACATGTACAGCCGATTTGGGGTACTCCCGTCGATGTTCCACTTCCAATGATTCTTACTTTCACTTGTTACTTCTCAATTTATTAAGTTAACTTCCGGGTGGATATCAATGCCGAACTTCTCATGAACAGAGGCTCGGACTGCATCTGAAAGCGCAAGAATATCGCTACCTTTTGCTCCACCAAGATTCACTAACACCAGCGCTTGTTTATCATGTACGGCAGCCGGACCTAAGGCCTTACCTTTCCAGCCGCATTGGTCGATCATCCATCCTGCCGGAATTTTCACCCGATCTTCTGCCAGCTCATAGTAAGGTATCCGGGGATATTCCTGCTGCAGGGCTTCCAGTTTTTCTTTCGGCACAATGGGATTCATAAAGAAGCTGCCGGCATTTCCCATTACCTTCGGGTCGGGCAACTTGCTCTCACGAATATCAATTATCACTTTCCGTACAACAGAAAGCGTCAATGCCGGATATTTTTCAAGCTCCTGACGAATGGTTCCATAATCTAACGTATAATGTTCTTTTTTACTAAGTCGGAAACGGACATAGGTGACAAAAGCCGACTTGTTTTCCGGGCGTTTAAAGATACTGTTGCGGTAGGTATATCCACACTCTTCCACCGAATAAACGCGTTCTTCAGCTTGAATGTTCACCGTTTCCACAGCTGTTATCAGATCTTTCACTTCAACGCCATAAGCTCCGATGTTCTGTACCGCGCTCGCTCCGACCTCACCGGGGATGAGCGACAGGTTCTCCGTTCCATACCATCCATGTTCTACGCAATATGCAACGAAGTCATCCCATACTACTCCCGCTCCCACTCGTACCGACACAGAGTGTTCATCTTCCTCCGTCACTTCGATTCCTTCAATGCGGGAATGGAGTATCAACCCGTCGTAATCTTTGGTAAACAGCAGGTTACTGCCGCCACCAATATGCAAAAAAGGTGTCACAATGGCACCTTGCACAATCAGCTTCTTCAGTTCTTCAACCGAAGAATATTCTAAAAAACGAGCGGCACTGACATCGATGCCGAATGTATTGTAGGGCAAAAGAGAATACATATATTTTTAGTTATAAGTTATACTGTTATAGTGCGTCGTAACCTGTATCAGATACTTGTATCTTCAAACTTATACAATTCCCATTCTCCGGCTTTCCGGCGGAAATAAAGGATATTGGAAAAACCATTTCCGATACCTTTCAACGCCAGGATTTTCGTGGGCGAATCATCGTCATTCCGCTGTCCGTAATTAATATTAGAAAGGCGGTCGACAGGAAGTACCGGTTTGAAGGCAAACCACTGATTAAGATCGAGGGTTGTCTCCAAAATGGAGAAATCATCGTCCGGATCACTGGTTACAAAAGCCAACGGCTCCCGCACACGCTGACTCTGAAAAAGACTATCCGTTGCAAAATGTCCGAAAAACTCAACAAAGTTTTCATTATCACTTTGTTCAATGGGCCGCAGGTTGATTGCCTCCAGTATCCATGCACCTTTGATACGTTCAAAATAGTATCTTTTCACCATTCGTGTTTTCACGAACATCCACTCTACCTGCACAGAAGTGAGGGAGGTATCTCCTACTAGATCCATGTCTTCTTCTCTATCAAACAGCAGTGTATAATAATGCTGCTTGGTAAACAAGTCGTCATGCTTCCAGTTGCGTTCCTCGATGTTTGACTTCTTATCTCCATTGTAGTAGGGCAATGGAAATTTCACACGCTGACGCTGTAACACATCATCGGAAGCAAAATTGTAAATAAAATCATCGAAAGATTCATCCGCCTGTATAGGCTGCGGATCTTCCGGCGATTTATCATGGTGGCTAGAATCGGCTATCTGCCGGACTGAATCCACCTCTTTAGTAATAGATGCGAAGGGGTCAATATTTGTTTTCTTGTTTCCACAAGAGCTCAATATACCGAGCAGTATGACCCCTGCAATTAGTTTTTTCATTATTTCAGTTTCTCTCTTAACTTTTCAAGCATATCCACCGTCATGCTTTCCAAATTGTAGGCCGGCTTCCATCCCCACTCTTCACGAGCACAGGTATCATCCAGACTATCGGGCCAGCTATCGGCTATGCGCTGCTTCAAAGGATCTATATCATAAATCATCTCAAACTGCGGCACATGCTTCTTGATAGCTTGATATATCGTTTCCGGATCGAAACTCATGGAAGCGATATTGAAAGCATTGCGGTGTATCAATCTTGCCGGATCGGCTTCCATCAGTGTGATTGCTGCATTCAGCGCATCCGGCATGTACATCATATCCATTAAAGTGCCTTGCTTAATGGGGCACACAAACTTTTCTCCTTTCACTGCCGAGTAGTAAATATCGACAGCATAATCGGTCGTACCTCCTCCCGGAGGGGTCACATTCGAAATAATGCCCGGAAAACGGACAGCACGGGTATCGACACCGTATTTATTAAAATAGTAATCACTCAATAACTCTGTCGTTACTTTAGTGACTCCATACATGGTACGGGGACGTTGAATGGTGTCCTGCGGTGTTTTCGTGTGAGGCGTACTAGCGCCAAACGAACCGATTGAACTCGGAGTAAACACTGCGCACCCTTGTTCACGTGCCACTTCCAGCACATTCCACAATCCATCGATGCCTATTTTCCAGGCCAGCTTGGGTTTCGACTCGGCAACTACGGACAACAGAGCAGCCAAATTATAAATCGTATCGATGTGATACTCTTTTACTACAGATGTGATCGCTTCTCCGTCCGTTACATCAGCAATAGCCGACGGTCCGGACTCCTTTAATTCCCCTTTAGGTTCTGCACCCGGAATATAACCTGCTACTACATTTGCATTTCCGTAACGTTTCCGTAGCTCCATCGTCAGCTCCGACCCTATCTGTCCGGTAGCTCCAATAATCAAAATGTGTTCCATTTTTTCTTCTGACTTAGAATATCAAGCTTAAATAGTGCGCAAAGTAAGCACTTTTTTTTCAGATTTTAATCAAAAAGACATTGTTATTCCAAGAAAAATTGTGTCCTTTGCAATATAACTTAATCACCCAAACACTATGTACGGTAAAATGCAAGAATATCTCCGCCAAACATTGGCTGAAATTAAGGAAGCCGGACTTTATAAAGAAGAACGACTGATTGAAAGTGCGCAGCAAGCTGCCATCACTGTAAAAGGTAAGGAAGTATTAAACTTCTGCGCAAACAACTATCTAGGATTGTCCAATCATCCCCGATTAATCAAGGCTTCGCAGGAAATGATGAACAACCGTGGATACGGAATGTCATCCGTCCGTTTCATTTGTGGAACACAAGATATACACAAAGAACTGGAAGCTGCCGTCTCGGACTATTTCCAGACTGAAGACACGATTCTGTATGCTGCCTGCTTTGACGCTAACGGCGGTGTATTCGAACCGCTTTTCTCTGAAGAGGATGCCATTATCTCGGACTCGCTAAACCATGCTTCTATCATTGACGGGGTACGTCTTTGCAAAGCAAAACGTTACCGTTATGCCAATGCTGACATGAAAGACTTGGAAAGATGTCTGCAAGAAGCGCAGGCACAACGTTTCCGTATTGTTGTTACGGACGGTGTGTTCTCAATGGATGGCAACGTAGCTCCGATGGATCAGATTTGTGATCTTGCCGAGAAATACGATGCGTTGGTAATGGTGGATGAATCCCACTCTGCCGGTGTGGTAGGTGCCACTGGTCATGGCGTAAGCGAGTTGTATAAGACTCACGGAC includes:
- a CDS encoding 3'-5' exonuclease, coding for MKLNLKNPIVFFDLETTGTNINTDRIVEICYLKVYPNGNEEAKTLRINPEMHIPEASSAIHGIYDADVVDCPTFKEVAKNIARDIEGCDLAGFNSNRFDIPVLAEEFLRAGVDIDMTKRKFVDVQVIFHKMEQRTLSAAYKFYCDKNLEDAHTAEADTRATYEVLKAQLDRYSDLQNDIAFLADYSSFSKNVDFAGRMVYDDNGVEVFNFGKYKGMSVAEVLKKDPGYYSWILNSDFTLNTKAALTKIRLREMSNLITK
- the dnaN gene encoding DNA polymerase III subunit beta, encoding MKFIVSSTALSSHLQAISRVINSKNALPILDCFLFELEDGTLSVTVSDSETTMVTTVEVNESDTNGRFAVVAKTLLDALKEIPEQPLTFEINPDNYEITVQYQNGKYSLMGQNADEFPQSATLGDNAVRVEMEASVLLGGINRSVFATADDELRPVMNGIYFDITTEDITMVASDGHKLVRCKTLAAKGNERAAFILPKKPATLLKNLLPKEQGTVTIEFDERNAVFMLESYRMVCRLIEGRYPNYNSVIPQNNPHKVTVDRQQLVGALRRVSIFSSQASSLIKLRMQENQIVISAQDIDFSTSAEETQVCQYAGAAMSIGFKSTFLIDILNNISADEVVIELADPSRAGVIIPVEQEENEDLLMLLMPMMLND
- a CDS encoding DUF3127 domain-containing protein, which gives rise to MEFTGKIIAILQPKGGVSKATGNEWKAQEFVIESHDQYPRKMCFEVFGADKIDQFNIQMGEELTVSFDIDSNQWQDRWFNRIRAWKVERVSVGAPMATGGSVPPAAPSAMPEFTPGDAKDDLPF
- a CDS encoding DUF3352 domain-containing protein, encoding MKLRTIVKIAITSSVVLLCSGFALYSFFRLSAAEGQKDFDLYELVPSTTSAVFVTDDVLEFVAEVDDLTCSKNQQYLYVSKLFSYLKQSLYALSEDTPHGLSRQMNQMLISFHEPDNERNQVLYCRLGNGDKELVNRFVRKYISSLYPPKTFVYKGEEIIIYPMADGDFLACYLTSDFMALSFQKKLIENVIDAYKSDKSLADDPTFTGVRAPKKSVAAATIYARMKGMMGWTEFDMKMKDDFIYFSGITHDADTCFAFINQLRQQQSVKGFPGEALPSTAFYFSRQGITDWASLLSYGNAQEQNGAVRTSEVQNRDKEFSRYLMENAGQDLVVCLFQREDTLQDAAAVLSLSVADVTEAERMLRAFVNTAPADEGRKTPRITFCYTVNKAYLVYRLPQTTLFKQLTSFVELTLDVYAAFYGGRLLLAPDEDSLSHYIRQLDKGEVLNGAMAYQTGMDHLSDSYHFMLMADFDHVFRQSENHVRFVPDFFLRNADFFRNFTLFVQFACTDGVVYPNIVLKYKSE
- a CDS encoding MBL fold metallo-hydrolase, giving the protein MKVRIIGSGTSTGVPQIGCTCPVCTSTDPKDNRLRASAIVETDDARILIDCGPDFRTQVLRLPFEKIDGVLITHEHYDHVGGLDDLRPFCRFGSVPIYAENYVAQGLRLRMPYCFVDHRYPGVPDIPLQEISVGQAFSVNHTEVLPLRVMHGRLPILGYRIGQLGYITDMLTMPEESYEQLAGIDVLVVNALRIATHPTHQNLEEALAVAQRIQAKKTYFIHMSHDMGLHAEVEKSLPENIHLAFDGLDIYL
- the murB gene encoding UDP-N-acetylmuramate dehydrogenase codes for the protein MYSLLPYNTFGIDVSAARFLEYSSVEELKKLIVQGAIVTPFLHIGGGSNLLFTKDYDGLILHSRIEGIEVTEEDEHSVSVRVGAGVVWDDFVAYCVEHGWYGTENLSLIPGEVGASAVQNIGAYGVEVKDLITAVETVNIQAEERVYSVEECGYTYRNSIFKRPENKSAFVTYVRFRLSKKEHYTLDYGTIRQELEKYPALTLSVVRKVIIDIRESKLPDPKVMGNAGSFFMNPIVPKEKLEALQQEYPRIPYYELAEDRVKIPAGWMIDQCGWKGKALGPAAVHDKQALVLVNLGGAKGSDILALSDAVRASVHEKFGIDIHPEVNLIN
- a CDS encoding DUF4348 domain-containing protein gives rise to the protein MKKLIAGVILLGILSSCGNKKTNIDPFASITKEVDSVRQIADSSHHDKSPEDPQPIQADESFDDFIYNFASDDVLQRQRVKFPLPYYNGDKKSNIEERNWKHDDLFTKQHYYTLLFDREEDMDLVGDTSLTSVQVEWMFVKTRMVKRYYFERIKGAWILEAINLRPIEQSDNENFVEFFGHFATDSLFQSQRVREPLAFVTSDPDDDFSILETTLDLNQWFAFKPVLPVDRLSNINYGQRNDDDSPTKILALKGIGNGFSNILYFRRKAGEWELYKFEDTSI
- a CDS encoding NAD-dependent epimerase/dehydratase family protein, translated to MEHILIIGATGQIGSELTMELRKRYGNANVVAGYIPGAEPKGELKESGPSAIADVTDGEAITSVVKEYHIDTIYNLAALLSVVAESKPKLAWKIGIDGLWNVLEVAREQGCAVFTPSSIGSFGASTPHTKTPQDTIQRPRTMYGVTKVTTELLSDYYFNKYGVDTRAVRFPGIISNVTPPGGGTTDYAVDIYYSAVKGEKFVCPIKQGTLMDMMYMPDALNAAITLMEADPARLIHRNAFNIASMSFDPETIYQAIKKHVPQFEMIYDIDPLKQRIADSWPDSLDDTCAREEWGWKPAYNLESMTVDMLEKLREKLK
- the kbl gene encoding glycine C-acetyltransferase, translated to MYGKMQEYLRQTLAEIKEAGLYKEERLIESAQQAAITVKGKEVLNFCANNYLGLSNHPRLIKASQEMMNNRGYGMSSVRFICGTQDIHKELEAAVSDYFQTEDTILYAACFDANGGVFEPLFSEEDAIISDSLNHASIIDGVRLCKAKRYRYANADMKDLERCLQEAQAQRFRIVVTDGVFSMDGNVAPMDQICDLAEKYDALVMVDESHSAGVVGATGHGVSELYKTHGRVDIYTGTLGKAFGGALGGFTTGRKEIIDLLRQRSRPYLFSNSLAPGIIGASLEVFKMLKESNALHDKLVENVNYFRDKMTAAGFDIKPTQSAICAVMLYDAKLSQIYAARMQEEGIYVTGFYYPVVPKDQARIRVQISAGHEKAHLDKCIAAFIKVGKELNVLKAE